One segment of Saprospiraceae bacterium DNA contains the following:
- a CDS encoding PKD domain-containing protein, which yields MMKIIPPSALIPIATFALLLYATSAKAQIQISATTSPATCIGCNGGVFTTTSGGTAPYTYQWSSNVSNAPTIYDLCPGNYCVTVTDANGTTATTCATVTSYYGSNMNLVVCANNPSCYGQSSGSATLTVAGGIPPYTYHWTGPGGFTSTVQNLNNVPAGTYTVIVTESSTGCLETATVTLTNPSQIVVLSNITNANAAGSDGAIALTVAGGNPPYAHLWSSGSITPSIGGLFPGTYSVTITDSKGCTVTHTAVVEQSIGGGISPITVSGYVTNAGCNQNCNGTITVDASGGSGSSNFLYTWSTGSATKNLTNLCPGNYCVTVFDISNGMTTTECFIVGQGQSQFLEIQSTNAAFCNYAPNGSLPVCEKVCPNTTATYFVKPPTDCGIPLSLLSAVWTVSGAESYTVSPDKTEVTVVWGASGAGLVKMEAFNAQQGLCFQSSRCITIVEEPEAKFSSDPPAAANAPLEICKGQTVKFKNQSLHYDALEWHFSDNLSTRTEENPQHTFLNAGTYTVTLIARSNCLCADTTTLLVEVLDTEPPLLDCVGSVCPGESITYNTSNQCASYTWSVSPNGTVQSGGGASDNSITVQWDAGAQGSISLSATSCAGASCPQASVFVIPIISDDAEIKGPEVVCSGNEEEYSIEPFDGTDFKWTLASGGSIIRGQGTNKVTVVWAGTPNPDGPHHLSVKYDNCYLGCGGADTIPVRILSPFVITGPVEMCDGATKNFSTLLTAYSGSVLCNWSIVAPDGTNVWASTGATNNINFTPAHGIGTYRIFAVPTFNNTCSTSAEWRVKVVANPPKPASIVGPTSICPGTPYTYTLLGNSPYSLEWNIKNGTPAPTKQLGNNANVTWGNINPRWLSLAQVSTDGLGCISDTLMLNVQALPAPTVTGTPEVCIGTVGSYSTFFHQNLDYQWEIVPANAGTIKSGQGKNTVEIFWQMQGVHTVRLTRCGASANFMVLVHPDPVPAPTYPPGLCPNEFGTAAAGASYSSYVWKNEADNVIGNTPTVQVSPGTYTLAVTDAYGCKGTSEFTVNQYPKPNVTVTTADPTGFCDNSLYVSITALTTNNGTFSYEWFRDGNPVGGNTPVHVTNQYGYYSATVTNEYGCKASDGTVWVFEYCGGVCHNPSHGPKCAPEDVNFKIAPSARCDSFQFSLVNATGLYLNGSAKWHFGESGSNQLGIAYGENPSFIFPNGGKYIVVLYAQLTNGATCIVLDSVNVEAVAQFSQTMACPGDSTYFKDESTRLPEASLQSWHWEFGESGAATGNVPTPTHAYSQAGNYTATLTITTTSGCTSTYSENVFVPNLPAPTFAPPVTNCASNAAEFKAAPDNSIVSVEWDFGDPPSGNLNTSKAALAYHSYNPAGIYSVGLTATNNYGCKASFSQPITIIPNPFSGNITPGGVSTICEGKNIGLNAPAASGASYSWSNGANTPSITVGAEGIYSVTLTNANGCSYSPPKKTVEVNPAPVGVIKALQLNEFGQVVDVTYSTLEVCAGQPVNLEIQSNGNFNYLWNGGNGNSAIITFSEDRGNALIVGNYTYTVTVTNPSTGCTTITTPFDVKVNPLPSGFSLTTDDVCAGTPSTLTYLGTQLPQWEIFWNTGVTGQSTLTTDQAGLYFVRVMNEHGCVAQSNTVVIFPGPNIAALPAGCHARCNPDTLCIPSLPDIVSWQWYLDGAPIPGATSSDLVATQSGTYWADLVDVNGCKAQSEPLTLALYQGSGDILGKVWSDVNDNGIIDAGDTLVSGIPILLLQNNAPVANSQSGATGNFDFLHILSTEYVVQIDSLLLDPIWNIIIGENIVELVGCAQKGFADLLLSALKCTPSTSALTVETCPGTTYQFAGVDLAVGQTQVFTLLNAAGCDSLVTVTVGALPTSASALTVETCPGATYNFAGVDLAVGQTQVFTLLNAAGCDSLVTVTVEALPTSASALTVETCPGTTYQFAGVDLAVGQTQVFTLLNAAGCDSLVTVTVEALPTSASALTVETCPGTTYNFAGVDLAVGQTQVFTLLNAAGCDSLVTVTVGALPTSASNLEVKTCPGTTYNFAGVDLAVGQTQVFTLLNAAGCDSLVTIAVTAWPVLDFDVEALPSCPTSPTGSLAVSVGGGAPATFSLDGATFQAGTRFDALAAGAYTVFARDANGCVFEQETTLEATPRLELSLPANIAIPCDSTAVTVAPAVSGDTTGLRFAWSSGAATPAALVAEAGPLWVEASNHCQTVRREATAVWASLPDGQDVFYAPNVFAPESASDDNRTFRVFFARNVEVLEYSLSIFDRWGNLLFVADAPEQGWTGAFRQKTMGTGVYAWHLRARLSVCGRSFTIQRTGDVAVVR from the coding sequence ATGATGAAAATAATACCTCCCTCCGCCCTCATCCCCATCGCTACGTTCGCCCTTCTCCTTTATGCAACAAGCGCGAAAGCCCAAATTCAGATAAGCGCCACTACATCGCCCGCCACTTGCATCGGCTGCAATGGTGGTGTTTTCACCACGACAAGTGGAGGCACCGCTCCCTATACCTACCAATGGTCGTCAAACGTCTCCAATGCGCCGACTATCTACGATTTGTGTCCCGGCAACTATTGCGTCACCGTCACAGATGCTAATGGAACCACGGCGACTACTTGCGCTACGGTCACGAGTTATTATGGTTCCAACATGAATCTCGTCGTGTGTGCCAACAATCCAAGTTGCTATGGCCAATCAAGTGGCTCGGCTACCTTGACAGTAGCAGGCGGAATCCCTCCTTACACTTACCATTGGACAGGCCCCGGAGGCTTTACATCCACAGTCCAAAATCTAAACAATGTACCTGCGGGCACTTACACTGTGATTGTCACCGAAAGCTCGACTGGTTGCCTCGAGACCGCTACGGTCACACTGACGAATCCGTCTCAAATAGTCGTGCTTTCCAACATCACCAATGCCAATGCTGCGGGCAGCGACGGCGCTATCGCACTCACCGTGGCCGGAGGCAATCCCCCTTACGCCCACCTTTGGTCGAGCGGCTCAATTACCCCTTCTATTGGCGGGCTTTTTCCCGGTACATACAGTGTCACCATTACCGATTCAAAAGGCTGCACCGTCACCCACACCGCTGTGGTGGAGCAAAGCATCGGGGGTGGCATTTCGCCTATCACGGTGAGTGGTTATGTGACCAACGCAGGATGCAACCAGAACTGCAACGGAACTATCACGGTGGACGCAAGCGGTGGTTCGGGCAGTTCGAACTTTCTGTACACTTGGAGTACCGGAAGTGCGACTAAAAACTTGACCAACCTATGTCCCGGCAATTATTGCGTGACAGTGTTCGACATTTCAAACGGAATGACGACCACCGAATGCTTCATCGTCGGCCAAGGCCAGTCCCAGTTTCTCGAAATTCAATCCACCAATGCGGCGTTTTGCAACTACGCTCCCAACGGCAGTCTGCCCGTTTGCGAAAAAGTTTGCCCCAACACCACCGCCACCTATTTTGTGAAGCCACCCACCGACTGCGGCATACCTTTGTCTTTGCTAAGTGCGGTGTGGACAGTTAGCGGTGCTGAGAGCTACACCGTCAGCCCCGACAAGACCGAAGTCACCGTGGTGTGGGGGGCCTCAGGGGCAGGCTTGGTGAAGATGGAAGCCTTCAACGCACAACAAGGGCTTTGCTTTCAAAGCTCGCGTTGCATCACCATCGTGGAAGAGCCAGAGGCAAAATTCAGCAGCGACCCACCCGCAGCAGCCAACGCACCGTTGGAAATTTGCAAAGGCCAGACTGTAAAATTTAAAAATCAAAGCCTGCACTACGACGCGCTGGAATGGCATTTCAGCGACAACCTTTCCACCCGCACAGAGGAGAACCCGCAGCATACCTTCCTTAATGCGGGCACCTACACTGTCACACTCATTGCTCGCAGCAACTGCCTTTGCGCCGACACCACCACGCTCCTCGTGGAAGTGCTCGACACCGAGCCACCCCTGCTCGATTGTGTCGGCTCGGTTTGCCCCGGCGAATCCATCACCTACAACACATCCAACCAATGCGCCTCTTACACATGGAGCGTGTCGCCCAACGGCACCGTGCAAAGCGGCGGCGGTGCTAGCGACAACAGCATCACGGTGCAGTGGGACGCTGGCGCACAGGGCAGCATTTCATTGAGCGCCACCAGTTGTGCGGGAGCCAGTTGCCCACAGGCCAGTGTGTTTGTCATCCCCATCATTTCCGACGATGCCGAGATAAAAGGCCCCGAAGTGGTCTGCTCCGGCAACGAGGAGGAATACAGCATTGAACCCTTCGACGGCACGGATTTCAAATGGACGCTCGCAAGCGGCGGCAGCATCATCAGAGGGCAAGGCACAAACAAAGTCACCGTAGTGTGGGCGGGGACTCCCAACCCCGACGGGCCTCATCATCTCAGCGTCAAATACGATAACTGTTACCTCGGCTGCGGGGGCGCTGACACCATTCCCGTACGCATCCTCTCGCCATTCGTCATCACTGGCCCCGTGGAAATGTGCGACGGCGCTACCAAGAATTTTTCCACCCTGCTCACGGCCTATTCTGGCAGTGTGCTTTGCAATTGGAGCATCGTGGCACCCGATGGCACCAACGTGTGGGCCTCGACTGGTGCAACTAACAATATCAACTTCACACCCGCGCATGGCATCGGCACCTACCGAATTTTCGCTGTCCCGACCTTCAACAACACCTGCTCAACCAGCGCCGAATGGCGCGTGAAAGTCGTGGCCAACCCGCCCAAACCCGCAAGCATCGTTGGGCCAACCTCGATTTGCCCCGGCACCCCTTACACCTATACCTTGTTGGGAAATTCGCCTTATTCGCTCGAATGGAATATCAAAAACGGTACGCCAGCCCCCACCAAACAATTGGGCAACAACGCGAATGTCACTTGGGGCAACATCAACCCCCGTTGGCTCTCCCTCGCCCAAGTCTCCACCGATGGGCTGGGCTGCATATCCGACACGCTCATGCTGAACGTGCAAGCCCTGCCCGCCCCCACCGTCACGGGTACTCCCGAAGTGTGCATAGGCACCGTTGGCTCCTATTCCACTTTTTTTCATCAAAATTTGGACTACCAATGGGAAATCGTGCCAGCCAACGCAGGAACCATTAAGAGTGGTCAGGGAAAAAACACCGTAGAGATTTTTTGGCAAATGCAAGGCGTGCACACCGTGCGCTTAACGCGCTGTGGGGCCTCGGCCAATTTCATGGTCCTCGTCCATCCAGACCCCGTGCCTGCGCCGACCTACCCGCCGGGGCTGTGTCCCAATGAATTTGGCACGGCAGCAGCGGGCGCGAGCTATTCAAGCTATGTCTGGAAAAACGAAGCGGACAACGTCATCGGCAACACACCCACCGTGCAAGTATCGCCCGGCACCTATACACTGGCCGTGACGGATGCCTACGGCTGCAAAGGCACCAGCGAATTCACCGTGAACCAATACCCCAAACCCAATGTGACCGTGACGACCGCCGACCCAACGGGTTTTTGCGACAATAGCCTGTACGTCTCCATCACGGCACTCACCACCAACAACGGCACTTTTAGCTACGAGTGGTTCCGCGACGGAAACCCGGTTGGGGGGAACACACCCGTCCATGTCACCAACCAATACGGCTACTATTCCGCCACCGTGACCAATGAATACGGTTGCAAGGCAAGCGATGGTACCGTGTGGGTATTTGAGTACTGTGGCGGCGTTTGTCACAACCCATCGCACGGACCCAAATGCGCCCCCGAAGACGTGAATTTCAAAATAGCCCCCTCGGCGCGTTGCGATTCGTTCCAATTTAGCCTCGTCAACGCAACAGGATTGTACCTGAACGGCTCGGCCAAGTGGCATTTCGGCGAATCGGGCAGCAACCAGTTAGGCATTGCCTATGGCGAAAACCCGAGCTTTATTTTTCCCAACGGCGGCAAATATATCGTGGTGCTGTATGCTCAATTGACCAATGGCGCCACCTGCATTGTGCTCGATTCCGTGAACGTGGAAGCTGTCGCGCAATTTTCACAGACAATGGCTTGCCCCGGCGATTCCACCTATTTCAAAGACGAGAGCACTCGTTTGCCAGAAGCAAGTTTGCAAAGTTGGCACTGGGAATTTGGCGAAAGCGGCGCAGCGACCGGCAACGTCCCAACACCCACCCACGCATATTCCCAAGCAGGCAACTATACCGCCACACTCACCATCACCACCACTTCCGGGTGTACCTCGACCTATTCTGAAAATGTGTTTGTGCCAAACCTGCCCGCGCCCACGTTCGCGCCGCCAGTCACTAATTGTGCAAGCAACGCAGCCGAATTCAAGGCCGCGCCCGACAACAGCATCGTGTCGGTGGAATGGGATTTTGGCGACCCGCCCTCTGGCAACCTCAACACCTCGAAAGCAGCCCTCGCTTATCACAGCTACAACCCCGCTGGCATTTACAGCGTAGGCCTGACTGCCACCAACAACTATGGTTGCAAAGCCAGTTTCTCGCAGCCAATCACCATCATCCCCAACCCATTCAGCGGCAACATCACCCCGGGCGGTGTCAGCACGATTTGTGAAGGAAAAAACATTGGGCTGAATGCACCCGCCGCATCTGGCGCAAGCTATTCGTGGTCCAATGGCGCCAACACACCCAGCATCACCGTCGGCGCTGAAGGCATTTATAGCGTGACCCTCACCAATGCGAACGGCTGCTCCTATTCGCCTCCGAAAAAAACGGTGGAAGTGAATCCCGCACCAGTCGGAGTCATCAAGGCATTGCAACTCAATGAGTTTGGGCAAGTAGTGGATGTGACATATTCCACACTGGAAGTGTGTGCAGGCCAACCAGTCAATCTGGAAATACAGAGCAATGGCAACTTCAACTACTTGTGGAACGGCGGGAATGGCAACAGCGCCATCATCACTTTTTCCGAAGACAGAGGCAATGCGCTCATCGTCGGCAATTACACCTACACCGTCACCGTCACCAACCCCAGCACAGGCTGCACCACCATCACGACACCTTTCGATGTCAAGGTCAACCCCCTGCCATCGGGGTTCAGCCTCACCACCGACGATGTGTGCGCCGGCACACCCAGTACCCTCACTTACCTCGGCACACAGTTGCCGCAATGGGAAATTTTCTGGAACACAGGCGTGACAGGGCAAAGCACCCTGACCACCGACCAAGCGGGATTGTACTTCGTGCGCGTGATGAACGAACACGGTTGTGTGGCGCAAAGCAACACCGTGGTCATTTTCCCCGGCCCCAACATCGCCGCCCTGCCTGCCGGATGCCATGCGCGTTGCAACCCTGATACGTTGTGCATCCCCTCATTGCCCGACATTGTGAGTTGGCAATGGTATCTCGATGGTGCGCCTATACCCGGCGCTACGAGCAGCGATTTAGTGGCCACGCAGAGTGGCACTTATTGGGCTGACCTTGTGGACGTGAACGGATGCAAGGCTCAAAGCGAACCGCTTACTTTGGCCTTGTATCAAGGCAGCGGCGATATTTTGGGAAAAGTCTGGTCGGATGTGAACGACAACGGTATTATTGACGCAGGCGATACCCTCGTGTCGGGCATCCCGATATTGTTGCTCCAAAACAACGCGCCGGTTGCCAATTCGCAGTCAGGGGCTACTGGCAATTTTGATTTTCTACACATCCTCTCCACAGAGTATGTGGTACAGATTGACAGCTTGCTGCTCGACCCAATTTGGAATATCATCATTGGAGAAAACATCGTGGAGTTGGTGGGTTGTGCGCAAAAAGGCTTCGCGGACTTGCTCCTGAGCGCATTGAAGTGCACGCCTTCAACCTCCGCACTCACCGTCGAGACCTGCCCCGGCACGACTTACCAATTCGCGGGCGTTGACTTGGCCGTCGGGCAGACGCAAGTGTTCACCCTGCTCAACGCGGCAGGTTGCGACTCCCTCGTCACCGTCACTGTCGGGGCATTGCCCACGTCGGCTTCCGCCCTCACCGTCGAGACCTGCCCCGGCGCCACTTACAACTTCGCGGGCGTAGACTTGGCCGTCGGACAGACGCAAGTGTTCACCCTGCTCAACGCGGCGGGCTGCGACTCCCTCGTCACCGTCACCGTCGAAGCGTTGCCCACCTCGGCTTCCGCACTCACCGTCGAGACCTGCCCCGGAACGACTTACCAATTCGCGGGCGTGGACTTGGCCGTCGGGCAGACGCAAGTGTTCACCCTGCTCAACGCGGCGGGCTGCGACTCGCTCGTCACCGTCACCGTCGAAGCGTTGCCGACCTCGGCTTCCGCACTCACCGTCGAGACTTGCCCCGGAACCACCTACAATTTCGCGGGCGTGGACTTGGCCGTCGGGCAGACGCAAGTGTTCACCCTGCTCAACGCGGCAGGCTGCGACTCGCTCGTCACCGTCACCGTCGGGGCGTTGCCCACCTCGGCTTCCAATTTGGAAGTAAAAACTTGCCCCGGAACAACTTACAATTTCGCGGGCGTTGACTTGGCCGTCGGGCAGACGCAAGTGTTCACCCTGCTCAACGCGGCGGGCTGCGACTCCCTCGTCACGATTGCGGTGACGGCCTGGCCTGTGCTGGACTTTGACGTCGAGGCCCTGCCTTCCTGCCCGACCTCGCCCACCGGCTCGCTTGCGGTCTCTGTTGGCGGCGGCGCTCCCGCGACGTTTTCCCTGGACGGCGCCACTTTTCAGGCAGGCACACGGTTCGACGCGCTCGCGGCGGGCGCATACACCGTCTTCGCGCGCGACGCGAACGGCTGTGTTTTTGAACAAGAAACCACGCTCGAGGCCACGCCGCGCCTCGAACTGTCGCTGCCCGCCAACATCGCCATCCCCTGCGACAGCACCGCCGTCACCGTCGCCCCGGCGGTGTCGGGCGACACCACGGGGCTGCGCTTCGCTTGGTCGAGCGGGGCCGCCACCCCCGCCGCCCTCGTCGCGGAGGCCGGCCCCCTCTGGGTGGAGGCGTCGAATCATTGCCAGACCGTTCGCCGCGAGGCGACGGCGGTTTGGGCATCGCTGCCCGACGGGCAGGACGTTTTCTACGCGCCCAACGTGTTCGCGCCGGAATCAGCCTCCGACGACAACCGCACGTTCCGCGTCTTCTTCGCCCGCAACGTCGAGGTGCTGGAATACAGCCTCTCGATTTTCGACCGTTGGGGCAATCTCTTGTTCGTCGCCGACGCCCCGGAGCAGGGGTGGACGGGCGCTTTCCGCCAAAAAACAATGGGGACGGGGGTCTATGCGTGGCATCTGCGGGCGCGGCTCAGCGTCTGCGGGCGCTCCTTTACCATTCAGAGAACGGGGGATGTGGCGGTGGTGCGGTAG